One Echinicola strongylocentroti DNA window includes the following coding sequences:
- a CDS encoding glutaminase family protein — MNFSMKKWAKLLLAGGMASLVSCQNAAQQQSNGVVAEEMSNLRPPAYPLITVDPYLSVWSMGDELNGDATRHWTGVANDLQGIIRVDGKSYYFLGEEMTETETVLPLAGLEESWNYSLEKPSDKWKELAYEEGNQWKTTKGAFTNGDDSPAPNQWNTEDIWVRRTFELEKTDFYDLLLNVHHDDNVKIYLNGVLAYEKEGWVSTPATVAINEEAKNALKKGENLLAIHCQNTTGGAFLDAGLVEVLQPSVSIAHADQTFSKVNATETLYSFDAGGVELDVTFTAPMLPDNLEIMTRPANYVSFEVQAKDGKEHEVQVYFSAAGNLAVNTMNQQVTWERPQIAGLKAMKIGTSTQPVLEKKGDNVRIDWGYLYLTAADQENITSQIDVNTNSVAGFAKNGKLSDKDADQKPIALDDQMITSAFSFDFGKVGDSSQHDFLTLAYDDLYSVQFFNKNLKAWWKKYGMTTEQMLQAAQTDYAKLKAASEQFDKQLYQDAYNAAGKEYAEMCALVYRQAVAAHKTVEGPDGELFFFSKENFSNGSIGTVDVTYPSAPLFLIYNPDLLKGMIEPIFYYSESGKWAKPFPAHDVGTYPLANGQTYGEDMPVEEAGNMLLLTAAIAKVEGNADYAKKHWDIMTTWVEYLAKEGFDPANQLCTDDFAGHLAHNANLSVKAILAIAGYGQLAETLGKTADAEKYTALAKDFAQKWMEKAEDGDHYSLTFDKKGTWSQKYNMVWNKLLGLDIFPEEVAQKEIAYYLTKQKDYGLPLDSRKNYTKSDWVIWTAAMADEEADEKALIEPMYTYIDETPNRIPVSDWHETTNAESVGFRARSVVGGYFMPVLKDQLLKN; from the coding sequence ATGAATTTTAGTATGAAAAAATGGGCAAAGCTACTGTTAGCGGGAGGAATGGCCTCGCTAGTGAGCTGTCAAAATGCGGCGCAACAGCAGTCCAACGGAGTGGTAGCAGAGGAGATGAGTAACCTTCGTCCACCGGCTTATCCGCTGATTACGGTGGATCCTTACCTGAGTGTCTGGAGCATGGGCGATGAACTTAACGGTGATGCTACGCGTCACTGGACTGGAGTGGCCAATGACCTTCAGGGAATCATCCGTGTAGATGGGAAGTCCTATTATTTTTTGGGCGAGGAAATGACCGAAACGGAGACGGTACTTCCGCTGGCTGGATTGGAGGAATCGTGGAACTATTCACTCGAAAAGCCATCAGATAAGTGGAAAGAATTGGCGTATGAAGAAGGTAACCAATGGAAAACCACCAAAGGGGCATTTACCAATGGAGACGACAGCCCAGCCCCTAACCAGTGGAATACAGAGGACATTTGGGTCAGAAGGACGTTTGAGCTAGAAAAGACTGATTTTTATGACCTATTGCTCAATGTCCATCATGATGACAATGTGAAAATATACCTGAACGGTGTGCTAGCATATGAAAAGGAAGGCTGGGTAAGCACACCAGCGACAGTAGCGATCAACGAGGAAGCCAAAAATGCCTTAAAGAAGGGAGAGAACCTGTTGGCTATTCATTGCCAAAATACGACGGGTGGAGCATTTTTGGATGCGGGATTGGTCGAAGTGCTACAGCCCTCAGTAAGTATTGCCCATGCTGATCAGACTTTTTCAAAAGTAAATGCCACCGAAACATTATACTCCTTTGATGCCGGTGGGGTGGAGCTGGATGTGACGTTTACGGCACCCATGCTTCCCGATAACCTTGAAATAATGACAAGGCCTGCCAATTATGTGAGCTTCGAAGTACAGGCCAAGGATGGAAAGGAACATGAAGTGCAGGTGTATTTCAGCGCAGCAGGTAATTTGGCGGTAAATACCATGAACCAGCAGGTGACATGGGAGCGACCCCAAATAGCAGGCCTGAAAGCCATGAAAATCGGCACGAGCACCCAGCCGGTTTTAGAAAAGAAAGGGGACAATGTGAGAATCGACTGGGGATACTTGTACTTGACGGCTGCAGACCAGGAAAATATCACCTCCCAAATTGATGTGAATACCAACAGTGTGGCGGGATTTGCCAAGAATGGTAAGCTTAGTGATAAGGATGCCGACCAAAAGCCCATCGCATTGGATGATCAGATGATCACTTCCGCTTTTTCTTTTGATTTTGGAAAAGTAGGGGACTCCAGTCAGCATGATTTTCTGACCTTGGCTTACGATGACCTGTACTCGGTGCAGTTTTTCAATAAAAATCTAAAAGCGTGGTGGAAAAAATATGGAATGACCACCGAGCAGATGCTTCAGGCAGCACAAACTGACTATGCAAAATTAAAGGCTGCTAGCGAACAATTTGATAAGCAGCTGTACCAGGATGCTTATAATGCAGCTGGAAAAGAATATGCCGAAATGTGTGCACTGGTGTACAGACAGGCAGTGGCCGCCCACAAAACCGTGGAAGGTCCTGATGGAGAGCTGTTTTTCTTTTCCAAAGAAAATTTCAGTAACGGGTCCATCGGCACGGTGGACGTGACGTATCCTTCTGCTCCTTTATTTTTAATCTATAATCCTGACCTGCTCAAAGGGATGATCGAGCCGATTTTCTATTATAGTGAAAGTGGAAAGTGGGCCAAGCCTTTTCCAGCCCATGATGTGGGTACTTATCCGCTTGCCAATGGCCAGACCTATGGTGAGGACATGCCGGTGGAAGAGGCTGGTAACATGCTCTTGCTTACGGCTGCCATCGCCAAGGTGGAAGGAAATGCCGATTATGCCAAGAAGCACTGGGATATCATGACCACTTGGGTGGAATACCTTGCCAAAGAAGGATTTGATCCGGCCAATCAGCTGTGTACGGATGATTTTGCCGGTCACTTGGCACACAATGCCAACCTTTCTGTCAAAGCCATTTTGGCCATAGCAGGTTACGGTCAGCTGGCCGAAACATTGGGGAAAACCGCAGATGCTGAAAAGTACACTGCCTTGGCAAAAGACTTTGCCCAAAAGTGGATGGAAAAAGCCGAGGATGGTGATCATTATAGCTTGACTTTTGACAAAAAGGGGACGTGGAGTCAGAAGTACAACATGGTTTGGAATAAATTGTTGGGGCTGGATATTTTTCCTGAGGAAGTAGCCCAAAAGGAAATTGCCTATTACCTCACCAAACAGAAAGATTATGGGTTGCCATTGGATAGTCGTAAAAACTACACCAAATCAGACTGGGTGATCTGGACAGCGGCTATGGCGGATGAGGAAGCGGATGAAAAAGCACTTATCGAGCCAATGTATACCTATATTGACGAGACACCAAACAGAATCCCAGTCAGCGACTGGCACGAAACCACCAATGCAGAATCCGTTGGGTTTAGGGCTAGATCGGTTGTAGGAGGGTATTTCATGCCAGTGCTAAAGGATCAATTATTGAAAAATTAA
- a CDS encoding CehA/McbA family metallohydrolase domain-containing protein, which yields MIPLKPMPPLRYLIFGFLCLVPFVLNAQVETVLADFDKKGDATVESTSSGLLVSWPTGNAQHGKLAINTKSGQPLFESFQLERAGEPVELAKSIDPMFLLTVGERDLSKESGWNIFFDRTAYKPHETYRVQLEKSHFEVMSDGQRSVIKVGDLTAGNFSGWLEVTLYHGSPLVNIAAVMHTEEDAKAIIYDAGLVTKDQAWNEVFWSDTEGYLQSKSASQQVGESENLAVKYRTIIGESEHGSMAVFPAPHQFFYPLDNVYNLQYVWSGENYRDEVDGFGIGIRHDLMGDNRHVPWFNAPPHTDQRLNFFVYLSDTKDGQVMEQVKEFTRNDQYKPLPGYRTMASHFHTEHMDDILTHKPVPNIPGHVKALRSMGVNIMHLGEYHLAGNPRDPGPRRLPELDLMFAECERLSTADFLMLPGEEPNCHFGGHWMNIFPNPVYWIMSRREGEPFVEDHPVYGKVYRVGNKEEMLRLLEEEKGLAWTAHARTKGSTGYPDAYKDEDFFHSDRFNGAAWKSLPADLSNPNLGQRVLKLMDDMANWGERKYVIGEADLFKLEPDYEIYGNMNVNYLQLDKLPKFEDGWQPVVDAMESGKFFVTTGEVLLPAFAVNGKGSGEVLKLDGSGKATVKVSAEWTFPLQYAEIISGDGEQVYRETIDLKATRAFGEDEFTFEVDLKDRTWVRLEVWDAAVNGAFTQPVWIE from the coding sequence ATGATCCCATTAAAGCCTATGCCTCCTTTAAGATATTTGATTTTCGGTTTTTTATGTTTAGTGCCTTTTGTGCTTAATGCTCAAGTGGAAACTGTTCTTGCTGACTTTGACAAGAAAGGAGACGCCACGGTGGAGAGTACCTCTAGTGGTTTGCTCGTGTCGTGGCCAACTGGAAATGCGCAACATGGTAAACTCGCTATTAACACCAAAAGTGGTCAGCCGCTTTTTGAATCCTTCCAGTTGGAGCGGGCGGGTGAACCTGTAGAACTTGCCAAGAGCATTGATCCAATGTTTTTACTAACAGTAGGAGAGCGTGATTTGAGCAAGGAAAGTGGTTGGAATATCTTTTTTGACCGTACCGCCTATAAACCCCATGAAACCTACCGGGTGCAGTTGGAAAAATCCCATTTCGAAGTAATGAGCGATGGGCAGCGATCGGTTATTAAAGTAGGCGATCTGACCGCAGGGAATTTTTCTGGCTGGTTAGAAGTGACGCTTTACCACGGCAGTCCTTTGGTCAATATCGCTGCTGTCATGCACACCGAAGAGGATGCCAAGGCTATCATTTATGATGCCGGCTTGGTGACCAAAGATCAAGCATGGAATGAGGTGTTTTGGTCTGATACAGAGGGGTATTTGCAGTCAAAGTCCGCAAGTCAGCAGGTAGGGGAAAGTGAAAATCTAGCCGTAAAGTACAGGACCATTATTGGCGAAAGCGAGCATGGGAGCATGGCGGTATTTCCTGCACCACACCAGTTTTTTTATCCTTTGGACAATGTGTACAACCTCCAATATGTATGGTCTGGCGAAAATTACAGGGATGAGGTAGATGGTTTTGGCATCGGCATCAGACATGACCTTATGGGAGACAACAGGCACGTGCCTTGGTTCAATGCCCCGCCCCACACCGATCAGCGGCTCAATTTCTTTGTTTACCTCAGTGACACCAAAGACGGGCAGGTCATGGAGCAGGTAAAGGAATTTACCAGAAATGATCAGTACAAACCATTGCCTGGTTATAGGACCATGGCCAGTCACTTTCATACCGAGCATATGGATGATATCCTTACCCATAAACCGGTGCCTAATATTCCCGGTCACGTGAAAGCCTTGCGCTCTATGGGGGTAAATATCATGCATCTGGGAGAATACCACTTGGCTGGAAATCCACGCGATCCGGGGCCTAGGAGATTGCCGGAACTGGATTTGATGTTTGCCGAATGTGAACGGCTGAGCACAGCGGATTTTCTGATGCTCCCCGGAGAAGAACCCAATTGCCACTTTGGTGGACATTGGATGAATATTTTTCCAAACCCCGTTTATTGGATCATGTCGAGACGGGAAGGAGAGCCTTTTGTGGAGGATCATCCAGTCTATGGGAAAGTTTATCGTGTAGGAAATAAGGAAGAGATGCTAAGGCTTCTGGAAGAAGAAAAGGGACTGGCTTGGACCGCCCACGCCCGTACCAAAGGCTCCACAGGTTATCCAGATGCTTATAAGGATGAGGATTTTTTCCACTCAGACCGCTTTAATGGTGCCGCCTGGAAATCACTTCCCGCAGATCTTTCCAATCCCAACTTGGGCCAAAGAGTCCTTAAATTAATGGATGATATGGCCAATTGGGGAGAACGAAAATATGTTATCGGAGAAGCAGACCTTTTTAAATTGGAACCGGATTATGAGATCTATGGCAATATGAATGTCAATTACCTTCAATTGGACAAACTTCCAAAATTTGAAGATGGTTGGCAGCCCGTGGTGGATGCGATGGAGTCAGGAAAGTTCTTTGTCACTACTGGAGAGGTGCTTTTGCCGGCTTTCGCTGTCAATGGTAAAGGAAGTGGAGAAGTGTTGAAGCTGGATGGCAGTGGAAAAGCCACGGTCAAGGTGAGTGCAGAATGGACATTTCCCCTCCAATACGCAGAGATCATTTCAGGAGATGGGGAGCAAGTGTATCGAGAGACTATTGACCTGAAAGCAACCCGTGCGTTTGGTGAAGATGAATTTACTTTTGAAGTGGACTTGAAAGACCGTACTTGGGTAAGGCTGGAAGTGTGGGATGCAGCAGTAAATGGTGCTTTTACACAGCCAGTATGGATAGAATAA